A window of the Persephonella sp. genome harbors these coding sequences:
- a CDS encoding DNA polymerase III subunit: MKLIGHEDTKHIIRLFLDKDFHSYTFLFEGKDCIGKKLVALQTARAFLCEKGYGFGCGECESCRLVNNTISNIYENSQLNPHPDLKLISPEKEIKIDQIRQIIDFLKLKSVSGKVVIIEKAEKMNKEAANALLKTLEEPPENSMIILTTSNQNAILPTVVSRTRKIRFKPLKKEEILQILQLKTDDQKLLKTLIALADGSLCLPDKILKKPELLKYAKDLFSLLAVQQLHPEGIITLGDVFDKLDIDDINTTLDIVEKIAYKKMLKGDISSEFYDKFIKENQELKNAIGKGVKKKLALEGMYFNLKT; this comes from the coding sequence ATGAAACTAATAGGCCATGAAGACACAAAGCATATAATAAGGCTTTTTTTAGATAAGGATTTTCATTCCTATACATTTTTATTTGAAGGAAAGGATTGTATAGGTAAAAAATTAGTTGCCCTACAGACTGCACGGGCTTTTCTGTGTGAAAAGGGATACGGTTTTGGGTGTGGTGAGTGTGAAAGTTGCAGGCTGGTAAACAACACAATATCCAATATTTACGAAAATTCCCAGCTAAATCCACATCCTGATTTGAAGCTCATATCTCCTGAAAAAGAGATAAAAATAGACCAGATAAGGCAAATTATAGATTTTCTGAAACTAAAATCTGTCTCAGGTAAGGTGGTAATTATTGAAAAAGCAGAAAAAATGAATAAAGAGGCAGCAAATGCCCTGCTAAAAACCCTTGAAGAACCACCTGAAAACTCAATGATAATCCTTACAACATCAAATCAAAATGCCATTTTGCCTACGGTAGTATCAAGAACCAGAAAAATAAGATTTAAGCCCCTTAAAAAAGAGGAAATACTACAGATTCTGCAGCTAAAAACAGACGACCAAAAACTTTTAAAAACCCTGATAGCTCTTGCAGATGGAAGTTTATGTCTTCCTGACAAAATACTAAAAAAACCTGAACTATTAAAATACGCAAAAGACCTGTTTAGCCTACTCGCTGTTCAGCAGTTACATCCTGAAGGAATAATTACTTTAGGGGATGTTTTTGACAAACTGGATATTGATGATATCAACACAACACTGGACATCGTAGAAAAAATAGCATATAAAAAAATGCTTAAAGGAGATATATCCTCAGAATTTTATGATAAATTTATTAAGGAAAATCAAGAACTTAAGAATGCAATTGGCAAAGGAGTTAAGAAAAAACTTGCTCTGGAAGGAATGTATTTTAATCTCAAAACATAA
- a CDS encoding glutamine-synthetase adenylyltransferase → MGNLSKFETLKKNFLKSLPEEKFKLLEKLSNYSSCITDFIFRHTDQLDYIYSQLDKPLLGREELVKEALEIAKNTNFNQLSEKITFFKLKHFSRIIAKDIYKKHDLLELTEEYSYLADACLEAAYKASLEKAKSKYGTPIDQNTAKEAEGSVIALGKHGGLDLNYYSDIDIMYIYSEEGKTDKGISNREFFFEVFRNVTQILIRRNIEGQAWIVDLDLRPEGSKGMIAYSLPAIEFYYWTHGRTWERHMLIKARHAAGSKKVSQEFMDIIKPFVYRRSTGAEVFEEIVEIKKLIEENANKKVQNGIDIKKSKGGIREIEFTIQVFQLLYGGKIPELQERRTIKALKKLIEFEIIDSRSGKLLEEAYYFFRKLEHLLQIKNCVQTQKFYFKDADEYARKMGFEDTEQFLQKLNDYREKVNQIFENLTPQAEVQLTPLQKFILTKQYEEEAIEYLSSLGFKKPEWALKIFKNIFFSKLYIELSDNSKEIFFEFIPTLEEHLKNFPDREDFLLNFSKMLINGRMLWVFVSALEQNQKLVEFMLNIAKLSDYISDLMSKDRELLDWAFGIEEVPQTKEDFQKELEIIKEKEFIDRLKKLKKIVEVLVSLRYLSKIDQNDAYSRLKETNEALSNLADSILEQLYNYFEGKEFAIYGLGKLGSREMNIGSDLDLIFVFKDEKSKYQFLKIPQQIVNALTSYSKEGILYNLDLRLRPFGKAGELSPQLSFYENYFKKEARVWERLAWTKARFITGDLSVKQEMDRLIEDFLFSTEINREFINEAIDMRFRLEGLARETPEEIDIKLGKGGTADIEFLIQIYSLKNKKRLTNILEGVELFKKELIDDYLFLREVETRLRMIKGIGLSKIYRNSPFLYRVAHSFKMEPEQLWEKIINTKKEIREIFLREMKILRES, encoded by the coding sequence ATGGGTAATTTATCAAAATTTGAGACACTGAAAAAGAATTTTTTAAAATCTCTCCCAGAAGAAAAATTCAAACTTCTTGAAAAACTATCAAATTATTCCTCTTGCATTACAGACTTTATTTTCAGACATACAGACCAGCTGGATTATATCTATTCCCAGCTTGACAAACCATTACTTGGTAGAGAAGAACTGGTAAAAGAGGCATTAGAAATAGCGAAAAATACAAATTTTAATCAACTTTCTGAAAAAATAACATTTTTTAAACTGAAACATTTTTCCCGTATAATAGCCAAAGACATTTACAAAAAACATGATTTGCTTGAACTGACAGAAGAATACTCATATCTGGCAGATGCATGTCTGGAAGCTGCATACAAGGCATCCCTTGAAAAAGCAAAGAGCAAATACGGAACACCTATAGACCAGAACACAGCCAAAGAAGCCGAAGGAAGCGTAATTGCACTGGGTAAACACGGAGGTTTAGACCTTAACTACTACTCAGACATAGACATTATGTATATTTACTCTGAAGAAGGAAAAACAGATAAAGGCATATCAAACAGGGAATTTTTCTTTGAAGTCTTTAGAAATGTCACCCAGATACTAATTAGAAGAAATATTGAAGGTCAGGCATGGATTGTAGACCTTGACCTGAGACCTGAAGGCTCAAAAGGAATGATAGCTTACTCCCTTCCTGCTATTGAGTTTTATTACTGGACTCACGGAAGAACATGGGAAAGGCATATGCTAATAAAGGCCAGACATGCTGCAGGAAGCAAAAAAGTATCACAGGAGTTTATGGATATTATAAAGCCTTTTGTTTACAGAAGAAGCACCGGTGCAGAAGTATTTGAAGAAATAGTTGAGATAAAAAAGCTAATAGAAGAGAATGCCAACAAAAAGGTTCAAAACGGAATTGATATTAAAAAAAGCAAGGGAGGAATTAGGGAAATTGAGTTTACCATTCAGGTATTCCAGCTGTTATACGGAGGGAAAATCCCTGAGCTTCAGGAAAGAAGGACAATAAAAGCCCTAAAAAAACTGATTGAGTTTGAAATAATAGACTCCAGATCAGGAAAACTACTTGAAGAGGCATACTACTTCTTCAGAAAGCTGGAACATTTATTACAGATAAAAAACTGTGTTCAGACCCAGAAATTTTACTTCAAAGATGCAGATGAATATGCCAGAAAAATGGGTTTTGAAGATACAGAGCAGTTTTTACAAAAGCTAAATGACTACAGAGAAAAGGTTAACCAGATTTTTGAAAATCTTACTCCACAGGCAGAAGTTCAGCTTACTCCACTACAAAAATTTATCCTCACAAAGCAGTATGAAGAAGAGGCAATAGAATATCTATCTTCCCTTGGATTTAAAAAACCTGAATGGGCTTTAAAAATCTTCAAAAATATATTTTTCAGCAAGCTGTATATTGAGCTTTCTGATAATTCCAAAGAGATATTCTTTGAGTTTATTCCAACCCTTGAAGAACACCTGAAAAACTTTCCAGATAGAGAAGATTTTCTATTAAACTTCTCTAAAATGCTTATAAACGGTAGAATGCTATGGGTCTTTGTATCTGCACTGGAACAAAACCAAAAACTTGTTGAGTTTATGCTAAATATTGCAAAGCTGTCTGATTATATATCAGACCTTATGTCAAAGGACAGGGAGCTTCTTGACTGGGCGTTTGGAATTGAGGAAGTTCCCCAGACTAAAGAGGATTTTCAAAAAGAGCTTGAAATTATTAAGGAAAAAGAATTTATTGATAGGTTAAAAAAACTGAAAAAAATTGTTGAAGTGTTAGTATCCCTTAGATATCTATCAAAAATTGACCAAAACGATGCATATAGCCGCCTAAAAGAAACCAATGAAGCATTATCAAATCTGGCCGATTCTATCCTTGAGCAGCTATACAACTATTTTGAAGGGAAAGAGTTTGCAATATACGGACTTGGTAAATTAGGTAGCAGAGAAATGAATATTGGTTCTGACCTTGACCTTATATTTGTATTTAAAGATGAAAAAAGCAAATACCAATTTTTAAAAATTCCCCAGCAGATAGTCAATGCCCTTACATCTTACTCAAAGGAAGGCATTTTATACAATCTGGATTTAAGACTCAGACCTTTTGGAAAAGCAGGAGAGCTATCTCCTCAGCTATCCTTCTATGAAAACTACTTTAAAAAGGAAGCACGGGTCTGGGAAAGACTTGCATGGACTAAAGCAAGATTTATCACAGGTGATTTATCTGTAAAACAAGAAATGGACAGGCTTATTGAGGATTTTCTGTTTTCCACAGAAATAAACAGAGAGTTTATTAATGAAGCTATTGATATGAGGTTCAGGCTTGAGGGACTTGCAAGGGAAACTCCAGAGGAGATTGATATAAAACTTGGCAAAGGAGGAACAGCAGATATAGAATTTCTCATTCAGATTTACTCTCTGAAAAACAAAAAAAGACTTACAAACATTCTGGAAGGGGTGGAGTTATTTAAAAAGGAGCTTATAGACGATTACCTGTTTTTAAGGGAGGTAGAAACAAGACTAAGAATGATAAAAGGAATAGGCCTGTCTAAAATATACAGAAACTCTCCTTTTTTATATAGAGTAGCGCACTCATTTAAAATGGAACCTGAGCAACTATGGGAAAAAATTATTAATACTAAAAAGGAAATAAGGGAGATATTTTTAAGGGAGATGAAAATTTTAAGGGAAAGTTAA
- a CDS encoding trypsin-like peptidase domain-containing protein, whose protein sequence is MYYFLILISLVFLFSCESQPEKEVIEKKETKVIYKKEDVVKTLQERISSVIQKATPSIVTILSKSTESETPIIFKFNEDIPSIENESLGSGFVIKKDSQFLYIVTNNHVIEKAKTITVRFHNGYKTKSIIAGKDAESDIAVLKVKINPKIANIKPLEIGNPSKLKVGYFVLSAGSPYNVGLTFTLGIISALHRNLGISAYENYIQTDAAINPGDSGGPLLDLDCKVVGMNTAIIQAGQGLGFALPIDMVMDIANQLIAYGKVQRGWIGVITEKLSNYQKKKLHLNYGVKVIKVFKNSPAYKAGIKAGDIILSVNGKKIRTSAELKNIVLRGKIGETLNIVVFRHGKKLNFNLKIEKLVDKQ, encoded by the coding sequence GTGTATTATTTTTTAATATTAATCTCTCTTGTTTTTCTGTTTTCCTGTGAAAGTCAGCCTGAAAAAGAGGTAATAGAGAAAAAAGAGACAAAAGTTATATATAAAAAAGAAGATGTTGTTAAAACCCTGCAGGAAAGGATATCAAGTGTCATACAAAAAGCGACTCCTTCAATTGTTACAATACTTTCAAAATCCACAGAAAGCGAAACTCCCATAATCTTCAAATTTAATGAAGATATTCCTTCAATAGAAAATGAATCCCTTGGTTCAGGTTTTGTAATAAAAAAGGACTCCCAGTTTTTATACATAGTTACAAATAATCATGTTATAGAAAAGGCAAAAACAATAACAGTCCGATTTCACAACGGATATAAAACAAAATCAATCATTGCCGGTAAAGATGCAGAAAGTGATATAGCTGTCTTAAAGGTAAAAATCAACCCAAAAATAGCAAATATTAAACCTTTGGAAATAGGAAACCCATCTAAGCTTAAAGTTGGGTATTTTGTTTTATCTGCCGGAAGCCCTTATAACGTGGGACTTACCTTTACACTGGGTATTATTTCTGCACTCCATAGAAATCTGGGAATTTCTGCTTACGAGAACTATATACAGACAGATGCTGCAATAAACCCGGGAGACTCAGGAGGTCCATTGTTAGACCTTGACTGTAAAGTAGTCGGTATGAATACAGCTATAATACAGGCTGGCCAGGGACTTGGTTTTGCTTTACCAATAGATATGGTTATGGATATTGCAAATCAGCTTATAGCTTATGGAAAAGTTCAGAGAGGCTGGATAGGGGTTATTACCGAAAAACTCTCCAATTATCAGAAGAAAAAACTCCATCTTAATTATGGTGTAAAAGTAATTAAAGTTTTCAAAAACTCCCCTGCATATAAAGCCGGAATTAAAGCCGGTGATATAATTCTTTCAGTTAACGGTAAAAAAATCAGAACTTCTGCCGAACTTAAAAATATAGTGCTCAGAGGAAAAATAGGAGAAACCCTTAATATAGTAGTGTTCAGGCATGGAAAGAAATTAAATTTCAATCTCAAAATAGAAAAACTTGTTGATAAACAATAA
- a CDS encoding NifU family protein produces the protein MTQEQKEKVQIDRAKVEEVLEKIRPALRFDGGDVELVDIGEDGTVYVRLMGACHGCAMSLVTLKGGIEMKLKEEIPEVKQVVAVNLEQGFGGF, from the coding sequence ATGACACAAGAACAAAAAGAAAAAGTTCAAATAGATAGGGCAAAAGTGGAAGAAGTTTTAGAAAAAATTAGACCTGCTTTAAGATTTGATGGTGGTGATGTTGAGCTTGTAGATATTGGAGAAGACGGAACTGTTTATGTGAGACTAATGGGTGCTTGCCACGGATGTGCGATGTCTCTGGTTACACTCAAAGGCGGAATTGAGATGAAACTGAAAGAAGAAATTCCTGAAGTTAAGCAGGTTGTAGCTGTAAATCTTGAGCAGGGATTTGGCGGATTTTAA
- a CDS encoding RNA polymerase sigma factor RpoD/SigA, with the protein MRKFTYEEGITYYLKSISKIPLLTPEEEKEVARRAKEGDKEALEKLIKSNLRFVVNVAKNYSGYGIPFQELISAGNIGLIEAAKRFDPDRGVRFISYAIWWIKQSILQTIQNQKDVIKIPQKTQNLSMKIDTAYLELKEKLNREPKYTEIKNYLKEKEDIEVDEETIESYLLIKRHSVSLDTPVDMEEGTFFIDLVSKHSTKDIEEDVVQEAIEKEIDYILSHLNERERYIIIHRFGLHGEEPKTLREIGKALGVSRERVRQIEIRTLKKIRALATKRHLKDLLS; encoded by the coding sequence ATGAGAAAGTTTACCTATGAAGAGGGTATCACTTATTATCTGAAATCTATATCTAAAATCCCCCTTTTAACCCCTGAAGAAGAAAAAGAGGTAGCACGCAGGGCTAAGGAGGGAGACAAAGAAGCTCTTGAGAAACTCATAAAATCAAATCTCAGGTTTGTTGTAAATGTTGCCAAAAATTACTCAGGATACGGAATTCCCTTTCAGGAACTGATATCTGCCGGTAATATAGGTTTGATAGAAGCTGCCAAAAGATTTGACCCAGATAGAGGAGTCAGGTTTATATCCTATGCAATCTGGTGGATAAAGCAGTCTATACTTCAAACAATTCAAAACCAGAAAGATGTTATAAAAATTCCCCAGAAAACACAAAATCTTTCTATGAAAATTGATACAGCATATCTGGAACTGAAAGAGAAACTGAATAGAGAACCAAAATACACTGAAATAAAAAATTATCTAAAAGAGAAAGAAGATATTGAAGTTGATGAAGAAACAATAGAGAGCTATTTGCTGATAAAAAGACATTCTGTATCACTTGACACTCCTGTTGATATGGAAGAGGGAACATTTTTTATTGACCTTGTATCAAAACATAGCACAAAAGATATTGAAGAGGATGTTGTTCAGGAAGCTATAGAAAAAGAGATAGACTATATACTGTCCCATCTTAATGAGAGAGAAAGATATATTATTATTCACAGGTTCGGTCTTCACGGAGAAGAACCTAAGACCCTCAGGGAAATAGGAAAAGCCCTTGGCGTTTCAAGGGAAAGGGTCAGACAGATAGAAATTAGAACACTTAAAAAAATCAGAGCTCTTGCTACAAAAAGACATCTTAAAGATTTACTTAGCTGA
- a CDS encoding type II toxin-antitoxin system VapC family toxin encodes MQLKQNTVIIDADVVLRYLLKDDEDLFKQANKIFEEIFAGKKTVYILQSVIAEIVYVLKGVYDVDKKEIAEVLTELLKSKNIKTQDKQTVIDALNLYANKNLDFVDCLICAYGGNYSVLTFDKKLNKCLKEKG; translated from the coding sequence ATGCAGTTAAAGCAAAACACAGTAATTATTGATGCCGATGTTGTCTTGAGATATTTACTGAAAGACGATGAAGATTTATTCAAGCAGGCAAATAAAATTTTTGAAGAAATTTTTGCTGGTAAAAAGACAGTATATATATTGCAATCTGTTATAGCTGAAATTGTATACGTTCTCAAAGGAGTTTACGATGTTGATAAAAAAGAAATAGCTGAAGTCCTAACAGAATTATTAAAAAGTAAAAATATAAAAACTCAGGATAAACAAACAGTTATAGATGCCCTCAATTTATATGCAAACAAAAATTTAGATTTTGTGGATTGTTTAATCTGTGCTTACGGGGGTAATTATTCAGTTTTAACCTTTGATAAAAAATTGAATAAATGCCTAAAAGAGAAGGGATAA
- a CDS encoding uracil-DNA glycosylase: MKKVNCHKCEYFYITWDKNFPYGCKAFGFKSRLIPSIEVKKASGRECLQFKPKSSAK, translated from the coding sequence ATGAAAAAGGTAAACTGTCATAAATGTGAATATTTTTATATAACATGGGATAAAAATTTTCCTTATGGATGTAAAGCTTTTGGATTTAAAAGTAGATTAATACCTTCTATTGAGGTAAAAAAAGCTTCTGGTAGAGAATGTCTTCAGTTCAAGCCTAAAAGCTCAGCTAAGTAA
- the ricT gene encoding regulatory iron-sulfur-containing complex subunit RicT, with the protein MSVAIDTKTVRIRFLDTHKFSDVENVPEDVQKGDFIVIETEKGEELVLVVGRSVPDPDNPSQYKFLRKATKKDISTFDKHEKEAEKALALCKKLAENLGLKMNLLKSYIPLNRSKIMFYYVSEGRVDFRQLVKELAKRLKMRIEMRQVGVRDGVQMAGAIGVCGQQCCCSVFIDKFDTVNVEMLEEQNLPPTPTKFTGICGRLMCCLAFEVDNYSIRKNLPELESEVEINGKKYIVKDYDFIKETITLMSEDGETVIYTFDQIDELGLKRESPCSNCGMKNNEVERVEIEGNENS; encoded by the coding sequence ATGTCTGTTGCTATAGATACAAAAACAGTAAGGATAAGATTTTTAGATACGCATAAATTCAGTGATGTGGAAAATGTCCCTGAAGATGTCCAGAAAGGAGATTTTATTGTAATAGAAACAGAAAAAGGGGAAGAGCTTGTTCTTGTAGTGGGCAGGTCTGTGCCCGACCCTGATAACCCATCCCAGTATAAATTCCTCAGAAAAGCTACGAAGAAGGATATTTCTACATTTGATAAACATGAAAAAGAGGCAGAAAAAGCACTGGCATTGTGTAAAAAGCTTGCCGAAAATCTGGGACTAAAAATGAACCTGCTTAAATCCTATATTCCTCTAAATCGCTCTAAAATCATGTTTTATTATGTGTCTGAAGGAAGAGTTGACTTCAGGCAACTGGTAAAGGAGCTGGCTAAAAGGCTTAAGATGAGAATTGAGATGAGACAGGTCGGTGTCAGAGATGGTGTCCAGATGGCAGGTGCTATCGGTGTATGTGGACAGCAATGCTGCTGCTCAGTATTCATAGACAAGTTTGATACTGTAAATGTTGAAATGTTAGAAGAGCAAAATCTTCCACCTACCCCGACAAAATTCACCGGTATATGCGGCAGACTTATGTGTTGTCTTGCATTTGAGGTTGATAACTACTCAATTAGAAAAAACCTACCTGAGCTGGAATCAGAAGTTGAGATAAACGGTAAAAAATACATTGTGAAAGATTATGATTTTATAAAAGAAACAATTACCTTGATGAGCGAAGATGGAGAAACTGTTATATATACTTTTGACCAGATAGATGAGCTGGGATTAAAAAGGGAAAGTCCCTGTAGTAATTGCGGAATGAAAAACAACGAGGTAGAAAGGGTTGAAATTGAAGGAAATGAAAATTCTTGA
- the tmk gene encoding dTMP kinase translates to MKGYFITFEGVEGAGKSTQAKLLYQYLIDNGKDVVLTKEPGGTKTGQKIRQILLEKTDEIFPPVAELMLYEADRNFHIHNLIKPSLQQGKYIICDRFTDSTLAYQGYARGLDINLIKQLNEIATEGIKPDITFLIDIPVEEGLKRIRQTRQADRIEDEDIQFHKRLREGFLKIAENEKDRIVVLDGMESPENIFAKIIEILKNRNII, encoded by the coding sequence ATGAAAGGTTATTTTATAACATTTGAAGGCGTTGAAGGGGCAGGAAAATCTACACAGGCAAAGCTTTTATACCAGTATTTAATAGATAATGGGAAAGATGTTGTCCTGACCAAAGAACCGGGAGGAACAAAAACAGGCCAGAAAATCCGCCAGATTTTACTGGAAAAAACTGATGAGATATTTCCCCCTGTAGCAGAACTTATGCTTTATGAAGCAGACAGAAATTTTCATATACATAACCTAATTAAACCTTCTTTACAGCAAGGAAAATATATAATCTGCGATAGATTTACAGACTCAACTCTGGCATATCAGGGATATGCACGGGGACTGGATATAAACCTGATAAAACAGCTAAATGAGATAGCTACAGAGGGAATAAAACCTGATATTACATTTTTGATAGATATTCCTGTAGAAGAAGGTCTGAAAAGAATCAGACAAACCCGTCAGGCAGACAGAATAGAGGATGAAGATATCCAATTTCACAAAAGATTAAGGGAAGGTTTTCTGAAAATAGCCGAAAATGAAAAAGACAGAATAGTGGTTTTAGACGGAATGGAATCTCCGGAAAATATTTTTGCAAAAATTATAGAGATTTTGAAAAACAGGAATATAATCTAA
- the tyrS gene encoding tyrosine--tRNA ligase has translation MEFHGLSPEEQLKIIKKGVIEIINEEELLEKLKEGRPLIVKAGFDPTAPDLHLGHTVLLQKLRTFQQLGHTVYFIIGDFTAMIGDPSGRDKTRPPLTREQVLENAKTYKEQVFKVLDPEKTVVVFNSEWLGDMTAEDLIRLTAKYTVARMLERDDFKKRFKENRPIAIHEFIYPLLQAYDSVAIKADVELGGSDQRFNLLIGRDIQKEYGIEKPQVAILLPLLVGTDGVRKMSKSYGNYIGITEPPEEMFGKIMSIPDELMWDYWELLTDLTVEEIEKMKKDVEAGTLHPMEVKKQLAMYIVTRFHDEDAAIKAKEHFERVHSKRELPEEIPEPEVIIASEEKKIPIYELVYKVGFAPSKSEARRLIKGGAVKIDGNKITDPYAEIDLSSEFVLQVGKRKFARIKPENIKVEA, from the coding sequence ATGGAATTTCATGGTCTGTCTCCAGAGGAGCAGCTAAAAATAATAAAAAAAGGTGTTATTGAAATCATAAATGAGGAAGAGCTCCTTGAAAAATTAAAGGAAGGAAGACCTCTTATTGTAAAGGCAGGTTTTGACCCTACAGCACCAGACCTGCATCTTGGACATACAGTTCTTTTGCAAAAACTTAGAACTTTTCAGCAGCTTGGACATACTGTTTATTTCATAATCGGTGATTTTACAGCTATGATAGGAGATCCTTCAGGAAGGGACAAAACAAGACCACCTTTAACAAGGGAACAAGTTTTAGAAAATGCAAAAACATATAAAGAGCAGGTTTTTAAGGTTTTAGACCCTGAAAAAACAGTGGTTGTTTTCAACAGCGAATGGCTTGGGGACATGACAGCAGAAGACCTTATCAGGCTAACAGCAAAGTATACAGTGGCAAGAATGCTTGAAAGGGATGACTTCAAAAAAAGATTCAAAGAAAACAGACCAATTGCTATACATGAGTTTATTTATCCATTACTTCAGGCTTATGACTCTGTTGCAATAAAAGCAGATGTTGAGCTTGGAGGTTCAGACCAAAGATTTAATCTCCTAATAGGAAGGGATATTCAAAAGGAATACGGCATAGAAAAACCGCAGGTGGCAATTCTTCTTCCTCTCCTTGTTGGAACTGACGGCGTTAGAAAAATGAGTAAATCATACGGAAACTACATCGGCATAACAGAACCACCTGAGGAGATGTTTGGAAAGATAATGTCTATTCCGGACGAGCTTATGTGGGATTACTGGGAACTACTTACTGACCTTACAGTTGAAGAGATAGAAAAGATGAAAAAAGACGTTGAAGCAGGCACACTTCATCCAATGGAAGTAAAAAAACAGCTTGCAATGTATATAGTAACCAGATTTCATGACGAAGATGCTGCAATAAAAGCAAAAGAACATTTTGAAAGGGTTCATTCAAAAAGAGAACTTCCTGAAGAAATACCTGAACCTGAAGTGATAATAGCCTCAGAAGAGAAGAAAATACCAATATACGAGCTTGTTTATAAAGTAGGCTTTGCACCTTCAAAGTCCGAAGCAAGAAGACTAATCAAAGGGGGAGCTGTAAAAATAGATGGAAACAAAATAACAGATCCTTATGCAGAAATAGACCTTAGCTCTGAGTTTGTCTTGCAAGTAGGAAAAAGAAAATTTGCAAGAATAAAACCAGAGAATATAAAAGTAGAAGCTTAA
- a CDS encoding YqaA family protein has product MFEALRHWAEGVVADYGYWGIFIVSFTESIIQPVPPDPFITGGTAFGLIPVYAALIAAFGSVLGGLVGYFLGKFLGEPILKKFISEKHYEKGEILFRKYGIWAVIIAGITPIPFKVICWMAGIFEMPVFGFLLAAFIGRFPRFLFMAFFGQWLGSL; this is encoded by the coding sequence ATGTTTGAAGCTTTAAGGCACTGGGCGGAAGGAGTTGTTGCTGATTACGGATATTGGGGGATTTTTATAGTTTCTTTTACAGAAAGTATTATACAACCTGTTCCCCCAGACCCTTTTATAACAGGTGGAACAGCCTTTGGTCTTATTCCTGTGTATGCAGCCTTAATTGCAGCTTTTGGAAGTGTTCTTGGAGGTTTAGTTGGATATTTCCTTGGAAAGTTTTTAGGAGAACCTATCCTAAAAAAATTTATATCTGAAAAGCATTATGAAAAAGGGGAAATACTATTTAGAAAATACGGTATATGGGCTGTTATTATTGCTGGAATAACACCGATACCTTTTAAGGTTATATGCTGGATGGCTGGGATTTTTGAAATGCCAGTTTTTGGGTTTTTACTTGCAGCTTTTATTGGAAGATTTCCACGATTTTTATTTATGGCATTTTTTGGGCAATGGCTTGGAAGCCTATGA
- a CDS encoding AbrB/MazE/SpoVT family DNA-binding domain-containing protein, which translates to MFIAKITKKGQITIPAEIRRKLKTNIVEIEEKNGEIVIKPVKNLAGILHKYAKKRKSVEEIIKEEKEAFANAVKAKHSNY; encoded by the coding sequence GTGTTTATAGCAAAGATTACAAAAAAAGGTCAGATTACTATCCCTGCAGAAATTCGTAGAAAGCTAAAAACAAATATAGTAGAAATAGAAGAAAAAAATGGGGAAATAGTTATAAAACCCGTTAAAAATCTAGCTGGAATTTTACATAAATACGCAAAAAAAAGAAAAAGTGTTGAGGAAATTATAAAAGAGGAAAAAGAGGCTTTTGCAAATGCAGTTAAAGCAAAACACAGTAATTATTGA
- a CDS encoding Uma2 family endonuclease, protein MATKLREKPKKPESFKYRFKVKDLEKMYEAGIFDPEEKIELIYGEVIRLSPIGLKHAIVVNNLVDILSDLLKETNLKSKYILSVQNPVFLSQENLVQPDVTIVSREFSKEKQHPKSKYIEVLIEVSDTTLEKDRKIKLPLYAKYEIKQVWIVDLIQNQIEVYTKPYKNEYLNVQIFPMDKEISVFNKNIKVKDLLDV, encoded by the coding sequence ATGGCTACAAAATTAAGAGAAAAACCTAAAAAACCAGAAAGTTTTAAGTATAGGTTTAAGGTTAAAGATTTGGAAAAAATGTATGAAGCAGGAATTTTCGACCCTGAAGAAAAAATTGAGCTTATATACGGAGAGGTAATCAGATTGAGCCCTATTGGTTTAAAACATGCAATAGTAGTTAACAATTTGGTAGATATACTTAGCGATTTATTAAAAGAAACAAATTTGAAATCAAAATATATTTTAAGTGTTCAAAATCCAGTTTTTTTATCACAAGAGAACTTAGTTCAGCCTGATGTAACAATAGTAAGTAGAGAATTCTCAAAAGAAAAACAACATCCAAAATCAAAATATATAGAAGTATTAATAGAGGTTTCTGATACAACTTTAGAAAAGGATAGAAAAATAAAATTGCCCCTTTATGCTAAATACGAAATAAAACAGGTATGGATAGTCGATTTAATCCAAAATCAAATAGAGGTTTATACGAAACCTTACAAAAATGAATATTTAAACGTTCAAATATTTCCTATGGATAAGGAAATTTCTGTTTTTAATAAAAACATAAAAGTAAAGGATTTACTTGATGTTTGA